The segment AATTGCAAAAAATGTTGTTCCTTAAGATTTAATTTCTTGTATATAATGCTATGGGgacaataattaaaatttcaaattatgttACACTAGATACATCTCTATatctaatatttaattttaatcatGAAATGAAATAACGTGAGATTAgatatatttgcaaaatttaatTGGAACCATGAAACGTGGAATGGCTCAAAGAGGCTAGTAACCATTCGAGCTAAATTGATAATTGTTCATGTACAGTTCAAACCATCTATGGGGTATAAAGCATCAAATTTTAATCCATCAAAATAAAGAACTTCTGGTGGGTAACATAGAGGAGCTGAGTAGTACCTAGCAGGTGATGGTGCCAATTTATATTCTCAAATGTGGTGGGTCAAATATTGAGCAATTTGACAAGAGTAACTAACATGTATAACTTTCAGGGTTGTGATGCATCAGTACTCATTGACTCCACTCCAGGAAACTCAGCAGAGCAAGATTCTCCAGCAAATGATCCCAGTCTACGAGGGTTTGAAGTCATCGATAGAGCCAAGGCTAGACTTGAAGCCATATGTAAGGGTGTTGTTTCCTGTGCGGATATAGTCGCATTTGCAGCCAGGGATAGCATAATGATAGTAAGAGATACCTAACCTGCTTACATTATTGAAACATTTTAGGcaagtttttcttattttcttcatGCAGGCTGGAGGGTTTGGCTATGAGGTTCCTGCTGGACGAAGAGATGGCAGAATTTCTCTAGTTAATGAGACATTTACTAACTTACCTCCCCCTACATTGAATGTTGACCAACTCACTCAAGCCTTTGCAAAGAAGGGTTTCACACAAGAAGAAATGGTCACCCTTACTGGTAAGAACTTCACACTACTATCTTGTAAAACTATCCAAATCCATTTACCACCAACTCAATAGTCAATATTATTGAgaaattttgaagaagaaactacTAAATAACATAAAGACTAAAGTTAGGGACACTAAATTTTACTGTAGAACTGACGATCACTAATCACAAAAGAGTAATACCAATCATATTAGTACAACATCAGTTTATTTTGTAGTAAATATAGCACTTTCCTAACATAAAATGTGCTAACAGGAGCACACACCATTGGCCGCTCTCATTGCACTTCTTTCACTGAAAGATTGTACAATTTCAATGGAACCACAAGTCAGGACCCAAGTTTAGATTCTACATATGCGACTCAGTTGAAGCAGAGGTGTCCACAAGGCAGCAAAAATCCTAATTTGGTGGTTCCAATGAACACTGATTGCCCTAGCTTCCGTGATGCAGGCTACTACAAGAATGTTCTAGCTAACCGTGGACTGTTCACATCAGACCAAACACTCATGACAAACGCAGCAACAGCAATCCAAGTGAATCAAAATGCCAGGAACCCCAATCTTTGGAGGAGCAAATTTGCTGCTGCAATGTTGAAGATGAGTCAACTTGATGTCTTAACGGGTGATGCTGGTGAGATACGTTCAAATTGTCGGGTGATAAATAGCTAGAGAGAGCGGAGAGGGAAGCTTAGTAATCTTTAAGCTAAAAGCTAGATGCATATTGTGCCTGTAATCAGTATAATCACAAGGCAAGCAATAATTATTCAAGTTTTTGATGCTCTTATTTTGGATTAGTTACTGCCTCGTTGATTACAATAAAGAGAACTGATTGATATTTAGGATTTAGGGGAACCTCTTATCAGCTAGAGAGAAGCTACTCCATGGACACCAGCCCAACTTTCACAAAGCCGCGCCACATACATGACATTTTGCTTGGTAGCCAAAAGGCccaattaaaaccaaaacagGCTATACAAGGCTTATAAGTTACAACCCAGTTACCAAGAAAGACATCCCCTATTCAAATCTCCCCAcctcaactattgaattattaaacaaaacacttaaaataaaaagaatggaaACCAACGAGAATTTAATGTTTAAAGTCTGGACATTCGAGTTATTTTACCAAGTGGCTAAAACCTAGCAAGTATACCAAACCTGTCAAACCATTGCAGTCAAGATAGCATAAACCGCACTACTCCCTACATTTTAGATCTAGTTCAGTAACCCAACTGCCCCagaaaaatattacaaaaaatagaGCTCAAATTCAAAAGTCTGATAATCACTTAGAGTTTAATTCTAAGATGTTATGTAAGGAGTCTTTAAACACATCCTTTCAGACATTCTAAGCAATTCTAGCAGACAATTCTTACAAGCTCTTGTAGAAAGAGTAATTTTGTTAAGGAATCCATAACCCAATTAATTAAGTTGCAGCCTTTCaagcaaccaaaaaaaccaGTAATGAAAACCTTAATTACTCATGAGTAGAATAACTCATCGGGAAGACAACCTCACTGTGACTGAAAACTGTCTGAGACTCTCAAGtccaacaaaaagagaaaggtAACCTAACCACCAGATAGATGTGAGCCAAATAGACTACAATAACTAAATGATGAAATAAGTttcaaaaatcatcaaaaagaAATACTGCAGGATAGACTATGGAGCATATCTAAGTGGTGAGCTCCATGATAGCACTGACAATGTCCCCACTGTGAGTCTTGAGAGCCTTGACAGCTTTGCTCCTTGACACACTTGCCTGTGTCATGACCAAATCAATGTCCCGAGGCTCCACGCCAGTTTCATccacctcttcctcttcctcatcaGCCTGCACCCCAGCAGCTGAAGGAGAAACGTCTGATTTTGCCATAATAGATCCCATGTCAGGCATCCTGAACTGCTGGGCAGCCTGTGTCTGCAATTGTGAGCTCAAGTCCTCTATCTTTGCCTCCCCAAATATGACGTAGGTCTCAGAATGTGGGCTTTTAAAGACATCAGGTTTTGAGATGAAAAACAGTATCTGAATAACAAGAAAACTATGGTGAATTTCCATCCATCATGTACACAGTTGATTACATCAAACGAGAACAAGATAACAGCTTACATTTTTGGTTCTCTTGATGGTGACCCTGCTAACACCAGTAACAGGTTTCATGCCGAGCTTCAACATGGCCTTGCGACTCTTTTTCTCACTTCTACTCTGCTTAGAACTCTCATTCCCACCTGCAACTCATTCTCCAATCAAAATCTTGGACAATATAGAAAATAGTCATATAATTAAACAGCCAAATAAACCCTGGCTTTCAAGCAACACATGGATAAATATCATAGTTGATTaatgaaaccaaataaaatcaattcATTATCATTTAGGAAGCAGTTGTATCTCGCTGTACCAAACAAtaacaactacaacaatcaaacatTAAGTCTCTTCCATTACTTCAAAAGTCAAATTTTCTACAATATgtacttaaaaaataacaaagaacaAGAATACTATGCAACCCACTCTTTTATACTTTCTAGCAAATGAACAGAATTATCTCACACAAACAATCCTTTCTTTTGCCATTGCTTAAAGTATGACCAACTCAACCAAACAATTTATATTCTTTCCATTTTTACTTTGCTCAGTCCTCCTAGATACCAATAAAAATCCTTCCTTTATTCCTACATTTTCTCAATCAGTACATTTCCACTTAAAATGACTAAAA is part of the Quercus robur chromosome 9, dhQueRobu3.1, whole genome shotgun sequence genome and harbors:
- the LOC126698269 gene encoding peroxidase 5-like isoform X2, with the protein product MTALLEVVMHQYSLTPLQETQQSKILQQMIPVYEGLKSSIEPRLDLKPYAGGFGYEVPAGRRDGRISLVNETFTNLPPPTLNVDQLTQAFAKKGFTQEEMVTLTGAHTIGRSHCTSFTERLYNFNGTTSQDPSLDSTYATQLKQRCPQGSKNPNLVVPMNTDCPSFRDAGYYKNVLANRGLFTSDQTLMTNAATAIQVNQNARNPNLWRSKFAAAMLKMSQLDVLTGDAGEIRSNCRVINS
- the LOC126698269 gene encoding peroxidase 5-like isoform X1; this encodes MSARKLTCAFITLTVVLLCQSVRSQLQVGFYRNLCNLADTIVKEEVRKGISRDEGVAAGLVRLHLHDCFVRGCDASVLIDSTPGNSAEQDSPANDPSLRGFEVIDRAKARLEAICKGVVSCADIVAFAARDSIMIAGGFGYEVPAGRRDGRISLVNETFTNLPPPTLNVDQLTQAFAKKGFTQEEMVTLTGAHTIGRSHCTSFTERLYNFNGTTSQDPSLDSTYATQLKQRCPQGSKNPNLVVPMNTDCPSFRDAGYYKNVLANRGLFTSDQTLMTNAATAIQVNQNARNPNLWRSKFAAAMLKMSQLDVLTGDAGEIRSNCRVINS
- the LOC126698273 gene encoding nascent polypeptide-associated complex subunit alpha-like protein 2; its protein translation is MSPGPVVEAAEPETLLQTPTTDEPQKTLEPQNDEVVVEDVKDEDDEDDDDDDDDDEDDKEDGAQGGNESSKQSRSEKKSRKAMLKLGMKPVTGVSRVTIKRTKNILFFISKPDVFKSPHSETYVIFGEAKIEDLSSQLQTQAAQQFRMPDMGSIMAKSDVSPSAAGVQADEEEEEVDETGVEPRDIDLVMTQASVSRSKAVKALKTHSGDIVSAIMELTT